Proteins from a single region of Carassius gibelio isolate Cgi1373 ecotype wild population from Czech Republic chromosome A5, carGib1.2-hapl.c, whole genome shotgun sequence:
- the LOC127999208 gene encoding myocyte-specific enhancer factor 2C isoform X8: MGRKKIQITRIMDERNRQVTFTKRKFGLMKKAYELSVLCDCEIALIIFNSTNKLFQYASTDMDKVLLKYTEYNEPHESRTNSDIVETLRKKGLNGCDSPDPDADDSVGHSPESEDKYRKINDDIDLHMISRQRICAVPSSTYEMPIPVNNQIYPGSHNLLPLAHHSLQRNSMSPGVTHRPPSAGGLMGTDLSTGVGTSAGNGYGNHRNSPGLLVSSGGMNKSMQAKSPPPVNLGMNSRKPDLRVLIPPGAKNNMPSINQRINNSQSAQSLATPVVSVATPTLPGQGMGGYPSAISTSYGTEYSLSSADLSSISGFNSANTLHLGSMSGWQQHQIQNMQHSALSQLG; encoded by the exons GTGACGTTTACAAAGAGAAAGTTTGGCCTGATGAAGAAAGCCTATGAGCTGAGCGTGTTGTGTGACTGTGAGATTGCCCTCATCATCTTCAACAGTACCAATAAGCTGTTCCAGTATGCCAGCACAGATATGGACAAAGTGTTGCTCAAATACACTGAGTACAACGAGCCACATGAGAGCAGGACCAACTCCGACATTGTGGAG ACCCTGAGAAAGAAGGGTCTAAATGGCTGCGACAGCCCAGACCCCGACGCAGACGACTCGGTGGGCCACAGCCCAGAGTCAGAGGACAAGTACCGTAAAATCAATGACGACATTGATCTGCACATGATCAGCAGACAGAGGATATGT GCTGTGCCCTCCTCCACCTACGAGATGCCCATCCCCGTGAATAACCAGATTTACCCAGGCAGTCATAACCTGCTTCCACTGGCCCACCACAGCCTGCAGAGAAACAGCATGTCACCCGGGGTCACACACAGACCACCTAGTGCAG GTGGTCTGATGGGCACCGATCTCTCCACTGGCGTGGGCACCAGTGCTG GAAATGGCTATGGAAACCACCGTAACTCTCCAGGACTTCTAGTGTCCTCCGGAGGCATGAACAAGAGCATGCAGGCCAAGTCCCCTCCACCGGTGAACCTGGGGATGAACAGCCGTAAACCTGACCTACGGGTGCTCATCCCACCCGGGGCCAAGAACAACATGCCCTCTATT AATCAGAGAATAAACAACTCTCAGTCTGCGCAGTCACTGGCTACCCCTGTGGTTTCGGTAGCGACACCCACTCTACCAGGGCAGGGAATGGGCGGCTACCCATCAGCCATTTCCACTTCATATGGTACTG AGTATTCTCTGAGCAGTGCGGATCTGTCCTCTATATCTGGCTTTAACAGTGCCAACACGCTGCATCTGGGCTCAATGAGTGGATGGCAGCAACATCAGATCCAGAACATGCAGCACTCTGCTCTCAGTCAGCTGGGGTGA
- the LOC127999208 gene encoding myocyte-specific enhancer factor 2C isoform X10, giving the protein MGRKKIQITRIMDERNRQVTFTKRKFGLMKKAYELSVLCDCEIALIIFNSTNKLFQYASTDMDKVLLKYTEYNEPHESRTNSDIVEALSKKENKGDESLELDSALALTPRTEEKYKQINEEFDLMIKTQKIPAVPSSTYEMPIPVNNQIYPGSHNLLPLAHHSLQRNSMSPGVTHRPPSAGGLMGTDLSTGVGTSAGNGYGNHRNSPGLLVSSGGMNKSMQAKSPPPVNLGMNSRKPDLRVLIPPGAKNNMPSINQRINNSQSAQSLATPVVSVATPTLPGQGMGGYPSAISTSYGTEYSLSSADLSSISGFNSANTLHLGSMSGWQQHQIQNMQHSALSQLGDRSSSTTPAGYGPLPSHQQHQGLPPQGRQDSGRSPADSLSSCGSSHEGSDRDDHRPDFHSPLGLGRPGLDEQDSPSIKRVRLSEGWAT; this is encoded by the exons GTGACGTTTACAAAGAGAAAGTTTGGCCTGATGAAGAAAGCCTATGAGCTGAGCGTGTTGTGTGACTGTGAGATTGCCCTCATCATCTTCAACAGTACCAATAAGCTGTTCCAGTATGCCAGCACAGATATGGACAAAGTGTTGCTCAAATACACTGAGTACAACGAGCCACATGAGAGCAGGACCAACTCCGACATTGTGGAG GCGTTGAGCAAGAAGGAGAACAAAGGCGATGAGAGCCTGGAGCTCGATTCTGCTCTCGCTCTCACTCCGCGAACAGAGGAGAAATACAAACAGATTAATGAAGAGTTTGATCTAATGATCAAGACTCAGAAGATCCCT GCTGTGCCCTCCTCCACCTACGAGATGCCCATCCCCGTGAATAACCAGATTTACCCAGGCAGTCATAACCTGCTTCCACTGGCCCACCACAGCCTGCAGAGAAACAGCATGTCACCCGGGGTCACACACAGACCACCTAGTGCAG GTGGTCTGATGGGCACCGATCTCTCCACTGGCGTGGGCACCAGTGCTG GAAATGGCTATGGAAACCACCGTAACTCTCCAGGACTTCTAGTGTCCTCCGGAGGCATGAACAAGAGCATGCAGGCCAAGTCCCCTCCACCGGTGAACCTGGGGATGAACAGCCGTAAACCTGACCTACGGGTGCTCATCCCACCCGGGGCCAAGAACAACATGCCCTCTATT AATCAGAGAATAAACAACTCTCAGTCTGCGCAGTCACTGGCTACCCCTGTGGTTTCGGTAGCGACACCCACTCTACCAGGGCAGGGAATGGGCGGCTACCCATCAGCCATTTCCACTTCATATGGTACTG AGTATTCTCTGAGCAGTGCGGATCTGTCCTCTATATCTGGCTTTAACAGTGCCAACACGCTGCATCTGGGCTCAATGAGTGGATGGCAGCAACATCAGATCCAGAACATGCAGCACTCTGCTCTCAGTCAGCTGGG AGATCGATCCAGCAGCACCACGCCCGCCGGTTACGGCCCGCTACCGTCCCACCAGCAGCACCAGGGCTTGCCCCCACAGGGGCGACAGGACTCGGGCCGCTCCCCAGCTGACAGCCTCAGCAGCTGCGGCAGCTCGCATGAAGGCAGCGATCGTGACGACCACCGTCCCGACTTCCATTCGCCATTAGGATTGGGCCGGCCTGGCCTGGATGAGCAAGACAGTCCATCCATCAAGCGTGTCCGCCTCTCGGAGGGGTGGGCCACATGA
- the LOC127999208 gene encoding myocyte-specific enhancer factor 2C isoform X9 codes for MGRKKIQITRIMDERNRQVTFTKRKFGLMKKAYELSVLCDCEIALIIFNSTNKLFQYASTDMDKVLLKYTEYNEPHESRTNSDIVETLRKKGLNGCDSPDPDADDSVGHSPESEDKYRKINDDIDLHMISRQRICALSKKENKGDESLELDSALALTPRTEEKYKQINEEFDLMIKTQKIPAVPSSTYEMPIPVNNQIYPGSHNLLPLAHHSLQRNSMSPGVTHRPPSAGGLMGTDLSTGVGTSAGNGYGNHRNSPGLLVSSGGMNKSMQAKSPPPVNLGMNSRKPDLRVLIPPGAKNNMPSINQRINNSQSAQSLATPVVSVATPTLPGQGMGGYPSAISTSYGTEYSLSSADLSSISGFNSANTLHLGSMSGWQQHQIQNMQHSALSQLGNCSSTHLCQGSNLSLPSTQSLHIKSEPVSPPRDRSSSTTPAGYGPLPSHQQHQGLPPQGRQDSGRSPADSLSSCGSSHEGSDRDDHRPDFHSPLGLGRPGLDEQDSPSIKRVRLSEGWAT; via the exons GTGACGTTTACAAAGAGAAAGTTTGGCCTGATGAAGAAAGCCTATGAGCTGAGCGTGTTGTGTGACTGTGAGATTGCCCTCATCATCTTCAACAGTACCAATAAGCTGTTCCAGTATGCCAGCACAGATATGGACAAAGTGTTGCTCAAATACACTGAGTACAACGAGCCACATGAGAGCAGGACCAACTCCGACATTGTGGAG ACCCTGAGAAAGAAGGGTCTAAATGGCTGCGACAGCCCAGACCCCGACGCAGACGACTCGGTGGGCCACAGCCCAGAGTCAGAGGACAAGTACCGTAAAATCAATGACGACATTGATCTGCACATGATCAGCAGACAGAGGATATGT GCGTTGAGCAAGAAGGAGAACAAAGGCGATGAGAGCCTGGAGCTCGATTCTGCTCTCGCTCTCACTCCGCGAACAGAGGAGAAATACAAACAGATTAATGAAGAGTTTGATCTAATGATCAAGACTCAGAAGATCCCT GCTGTGCCCTCCTCCACCTACGAGATGCCCATCCCCGTGAATAACCAGATTTACCCAGGCAGTCATAACCTGCTTCCACTGGCCCACCACAGCCTGCAGAGAAACAGCATGTCACCCGGGGTCACACACAGACCACCTAGTGCAG GTGGTCTGATGGGCACCGATCTCTCCACTGGCGTGGGCACCAGTGCTG GAAATGGCTATGGAAACCACCGTAACTCTCCAGGACTTCTAGTGTCCTCCGGAGGCATGAACAAGAGCATGCAGGCCAAGTCCCCTCCACCGGTGAACCTGGGGATGAACAGCCGTAAACCTGACCTACGGGTGCTCATCCCACCCGGGGCCAAGAACAACATGCCCTCTATT AATCAGAGAATAAACAACTCTCAGTCTGCGCAGTCACTGGCTACCCCTGTGGTTTCGGTAGCGACACCCACTCTACCAGGGCAGGGAATGGGCGGCTACCCATCAGCCATTTCCACTTCATATGGTACTG AGTATTCTCTGAGCAGTGCGGATCTGTCCTCTATATCTGGCTTTAACAGTGCCAACACGCTGCATCTGGGCTCAATGAGTGGATGGCAGCAACATCAGATCCAGAACATGCAGCACTCTGCTCTCAGTCAGCTGGG AAATTGCTCTAGCACTCACTTATGTCAGGGTTCAAATCTCTCCCTGCCCTCTACTCAAAGCCTGCACATCAAGTCCGAACCTGTTTCTCCTCCTAGAGATCGATCCAGCAGCACCACGCCCGCCGGTTACGGCCCGCTACCGTCCCACCAGCAGCACCAGGGCTTGCCCCCACAGGGGCGACAGGACTCGGGCCGCTCCCCAGCTGACAGCCTCAGCAGCTGCGGCAGCTCGCATGAAGGCAGCGATCGTGACGACCACCGTCCCGACTTCCATTCGCCATTAGGATTGGGCCGGCCTGGCCTGGATGAGCAAGACAGTCCATCCATCAAGCGTGTCCGCCTCTCGGAGGGGTGGGCCACATGA
- the LOC127999208 gene encoding myocyte-specific enhancer factor 2C isoform X5: protein MGRKKIQITRIMDERNRQVTFTKRKFGLMKKAYELSVLCDCEIALIIFNSTNKLFQYASTDMDKVLLKYTEYNEPHESRTNSDIVETLRKKGLNGCDSPDPDADDSVGHSPESEDKYRKINDDIDLHMISRQRICAVPSSTYEMPIPVNNQIYPGSHNLLPLAHHSLQRNSMSPGVTHRPPSAGGLMGTDLSTGVGTSAGKDGIPTYYRNGYGNHRNSPGLLVSSGGMNKSMQAKSPPPVNLGMNSRKPDLRVLIPPGAKNNMPSINQRINNSQSAQSLATPVVSVATPTLPGQGMGGYPSAISTSYGTEYSLSSADLSSISGFNSANTLHLGSMSGWQQHQIQNMQHSALSQLGDRSSSTTPAGYGPLPSHQQHQGLPPQGRQDSGRSPADSLSSCGSSHEGSDRDDHRPDFHSPLGLGRPGLDEQDSPSIKRVRLSEGWAT from the exons GTGACGTTTACAAAGAGAAAGTTTGGCCTGATGAAGAAAGCCTATGAGCTGAGCGTGTTGTGTGACTGTGAGATTGCCCTCATCATCTTCAACAGTACCAATAAGCTGTTCCAGTATGCCAGCACAGATATGGACAAAGTGTTGCTCAAATACACTGAGTACAACGAGCCACATGAGAGCAGGACCAACTCCGACATTGTGGAG ACCCTGAGAAAGAAGGGTCTAAATGGCTGCGACAGCCCAGACCCCGACGCAGACGACTCGGTGGGCCACAGCCCAGAGTCAGAGGACAAGTACCGTAAAATCAATGACGACATTGATCTGCACATGATCAGCAGACAGAGGATATGT GCTGTGCCCTCCTCCACCTACGAGATGCCCATCCCCGTGAATAACCAGATTTACCCAGGCAGTCATAACCTGCTTCCACTGGCCCACCACAGCCTGCAGAGAAACAGCATGTCACCCGGGGTCACACACAGACCACCTAGTGCAG GTGGTCTGATGGGCACCGATCTCTCCACTGGCGTGGGCACCAGTGCTGGTAAGGACGGCATCCCCACATACTACA GAAATGGCTATGGAAACCACCGTAACTCTCCAGGACTTCTAGTGTCCTCCGGAGGCATGAACAAGAGCATGCAGGCCAAGTCCCCTCCACCGGTGAACCTGGGGATGAACAGCCGTAAACCTGACCTACGGGTGCTCATCCCACCCGGGGCCAAGAACAACATGCCCTCTATT AATCAGAGAATAAACAACTCTCAGTCTGCGCAGTCACTGGCTACCCCTGTGGTTTCGGTAGCGACACCCACTCTACCAGGGCAGGGAATGGGCGGCTACCCATCAGCCATTTCCACTTCATATGGTACTG AGTATTCTCTGAGCAGTGCGGATCTGTCCTCTATATCTGGCTTTAACAGTGCCAACACGCTGCATCTGGGCTCAATGAGTGGATGGCAGCAACATCAGATCCAGAACATGCAGCACTCTGCTCTCAGTCAGCTGGG AGATCGATCCAGCAGCACCACGCCCGCCGGTTACGGCCCGCTACCGTCCCACCAGCAGCACCAGGGCTTGCCCCCACAGGGGCGACAGGACTCGGGCCGCTCCCCAGCTGACAGCCTCAGCAGCTGCGGCAGCTCGCATGAAGGCAGCGATCGTGACGACCACCGTCCCGACTTCCATTCGCCATTAGGATTGGGCCGGCCTGGCCTGGATGAGCAAGACAGTCCATCCATCAAGCGTGTCCGCCTCTCGGAGGGGTGGGCCACATGA
- the LOC127999208 gene encoding myocyte-specific enhancer factor 2C isoform X7, which produces MGRKKIQITRIMDERNRQVTFTKRKFGLMKKAYELSVLCDCEIALIIFNSTNKLFQYASTDMDKVLLKYTEYNEPHESRTNSDIVETLRKKGLNGCDSPDPDADDSVGHSPESEDKYRKINDDIDLHMISRQRICAVPSSTYEMPIPVNNQIYPGSHNLLPLAHHSLQRNSMSPGVTHRPPSAGGLMGTDLSTGVGTSAGKDGIPTYYRNGYGNHRNSPGLLVSSGGMNKSMQAKSPPPVNLGMNSRKPDLRVLIPPGAKNNMPSINQRINNSQSAQSLATPVVSVATPTLPGQGMGGYPSAISTSYGTEYSLSSADLSSISGFNSANTLHLGSMSGWQQHQIQNMQHSALSQLG; this is translated from the exons GTGACGTTTACAAAGAGAAAGTTTGGCCTGATGAAGAAAGCCTATGAGCTGAGCGTGTTGTGTGACTGTGAGATTGCCCTCATCATCTTCAACAGTACCAATAAGCTGTTCCAGTATGCCAGCACAGATATGGACAAAGTGTTGCTCAAATACACTGAGTACAACGAGCCACATGAGAGCAGGACCAACTCCGACATTGTGGAG ACCCTGAGAAAGAAGGGTCTAAATGGCTGCGACAGCCCAGACCCCGACGCAGACGACTCGGTGGGCCACAGCCCAGAGTCAGAGGACAAGTACCGTAAAATCAATGACGACATTGATCTGCACATGATCAGCAGACAGAGGATATGT GCTGTGCCCTCCTCCACCTACGAGATGCCCATCCCCGTGAATAACCAGATTTACCCAGGCAGTCATAACCTGCTTCCACTGGCCCACCACAGCCTGCAGAGAAACAGCATGTCACCCGGGGTCACACACAGACCACCTAGTGCAG GTGGTCTGATGGGCACCGATCTCTCCACTGGCGTGGGCACCAGTGCTGGTAAGGACGGCATCCCCACATACTACA GAAATGGCTATGGAAACCACCGTAACTCTCCAGGACTTCTAGTGTCCTCCGGAGGCATGAACAAGAGCATGCAGGCCAAGTCCCCTCCACCGGTGAACCTGGGGATGAACAGCCGTAAACCTGACCTACGGGTGCTCATCCCACCCGGGGCCAAGAACAACATGCCCTCTATT AATCAGAGAATAAACAACTCTCAGTCTGCGCAGTCACTGGCTACCCCTGTGGTTTCGGTAGCGACACCCACTCTACCAGGGCAGGGAATGGGCGGCTACCCATCAGCCATTTCCACTTCATATGGTACTG AGTATTCTCTGAGCAGTGCGGATCTGTCCTCTATATCTGGCTTTAACAGTGCCAACACGCTGCATCTGGGCTCAATGAGTGGATGGCAGCAACATCAGATCCAGAACATGCAGCACTCTGCTCTCAGTCAGCTGGGGTGA
- the LOC127999208 gene encoding myocyte-specific enhancer factor 2C isoform X1, whose product MGRKKIQITRIMDERNRQVTFTKRKFGLMKKAYELSVLCDCEIALIIFNSTNKLFQYASTDMDKVLLKYTEYNEPHESRTNSDIVETLRKKGLNGCDSPDPDADDSVGHSPESEDKYRKINDDIDLHMISRQRICAVPSSTYEMPIPVNNQIYPGSHNLLPLAHHSLQRNSMSPGVTHRPPSAGGLMGTDLSTGVGTSAGKDGIPTYYRNGYGNHRNSPGLLVSSGGMNKSMQAKSPPPVNLGMNSRKPDLRVLIPPGAKNNMPSINQRINNSQSAQSLATPVVSVATPTLPGQGMGGYPSAISTSYGTEYSLSSADLSSISGFNSANTLHLGSMSGWQQHQIQNMQHSALSQLGNCSSTHLCQGSNLSLPSTQSLHIKSEPVSPPRDRSSSTTPAGYGPLPSHQQHQGLPPQGRQDSGRSPADSLSSCGSSHEGSDRDDHRPDFHSPLGLGRPGLDEQDSPSIKRVRLSEGWAT is encoded by the exons GTGACGTTTACAAAGAGAAAGTTTGGCCTGATGAAGAAAGCCTATGAGCTGAGCGTGTTGTGTGACTGTGAGATTGCCCTCATCATCTTCAACAGTACCAATAAGCTGTTCCAGTATGCCAGCACAGATATGGACAAAGTGTTGCTCAAATACACTGAGTACAACGAGCCACATGAGAGCAGGACCAACTCCGACATTGTGGAG ACCCTGAGAAAGAAGGGTCTAAATGGCTGCGACAGCCCAGACCCCGACGCAGACGACTCGGTGGGCCACAGCCCAGAGTCAGAGGACAAGTACCGTAAAATCAATGACGACATTGATCTGCACATGATCAGCAGACAGAGGATATGT GCTGTGCCCTCCTCCACCTACGAGATGCCCATCCCCGTGAATAACCAGATTTACCCAGGCAGTCATAACCTGCTTCCACTGGCCCACCACAGCCTGCAGAGAAACAGCATGTCACCCGGGGTCACACACAGACCACCTAGTGCAG GTGGTCTGATGGGCACCGATCTCTCCACTGGCGTGGGCACCAGTGCTGGTAAGGACGGCATCCCCACATACTACA GAAATGGCTATGGAAACCACCGTAACTCTCCAGGACTTCTAGTGTCCTCCGGAGGCATGAACAAGAGCATGCAGGCCAAGTCCCCTCCACCGGTGAACCTGGGGATGAACAGCCGTAAACCTGACCTACGGGTGCTCATCCCACCCGGGGCCAAGAACAACATGCCCTCTATT AATCAGAGAATAAACAACTCTCAGTCTGCGCAGTCACTGGCTACCCCTGTGGTTTCGGTAGCGACACCCACTCTACCAGGGCAGGGAATGGGCGGCTACCCATCAGCCATTTCCACTTCATATGGTACTG AGTATTCTCTGAGCAGTGCGGATCTGTCCTCTATATCTGGCTTTAACAGTGCCAACACGCTGCATCTGGGCTCAATGAGTGGATGGCAGCAACATCAGATCCAGAACATGCAGCACTCTGCTCTCAGTCAGCTGGG AAATTGCTCTAGCACTCACTTATGTCAGGGTTCAAATCTCTCCCTGCCCTCTACTCAAAGCCTGCACATCAAGTCCGAACCTGTTTCTCCTCCTAGAGATCGATCCAGCAGCACCACGCCCGCCGGTTACGGCCCGCTACCGTCCCACCAGCAGCACCAGGGCTTGCCCCCACAGGGGCGACAGGACTCGGGCCGCTCCCCAGCTGACAGCCTCAGCAGCTGCGGCAGCTCGCATGAAGGCAGCGATCGTGACGACCACCGTCCCGACTTCCATTCGCCATTAGGATTGGGCCGGCCTGGCCTGGATGAGCAAGACAGTCCATCCATCAAGCGTGTCCGCCTCTCGGAGGGGTGGGCCACATGA
- the LOC127999208 gene encoding myocyte-specific enhancer factor 2C isoform X6 has product MGRKKIQITRIMDERNRQVTFTKRKFGLMKKAYELSVLCDCEIALIIFNSTNKLFQYASTDMDKVLLKYTEYNEPHESRTNSDIVETLRKKGLNGCDSPDPDADDSVGHSPESEDKYRKINDDIDLHMISRQRICAVPSSTYEMPIPVNNQIYPGSHNLLPLAHHSLQRNSMSPGVTHRPPSAGGLMGTDLSTGVGTSAGNGYGNHRNSPGLLVSSGGMNKSMQAKSPPPVNLGMNSRKPDLRVLIPPGAKNNMPSINQRINNSQSAQSLATPVVSVATPTLPGQGMGGYPSAISTSYGTEYSLSSADLSSISGFNSANTLHLGSMSGWQQHQIQNMQHSALSQLGDRSSSTTPAGYGPLPSHQQHQGLPPQGRQDSGRSPADSLSSCGSSHEGSDRDDHRPDFHSPLGLGRPGLDEQDSPSIKRVRLSEGWAT; this is encoded by the exons GTGACGTTTACAAAGAGAAAGTTTGGCCTGATGAAGAAAGCCTATGAGCTGAGCGTGTTGTGTGACTGTGAGATTGCCCTCATCATCTTCAACAGTACCAATAAGCTGTTCCAGTATGCCAGCACAGATATGGACAAAGTGTTGCTCAAATACACTGAGTACAACGAGCCACATGAGAGCAGGACCAACTCCGACATTGTGGAG ACCCTGAGAAAGAAGGGTCTAAATGGCTGCGACAGCCCAGACCCCGACGCAGACGACTCGGTGGGCCACAGCCCAGAGTCAGAGGACAAGTACCGTAAAATCAATGACGACATTGATCTGCACATGATCAGCAGACAGAGGATATGT GCTGTGCCCTCCTCCACCTACGAGATGCCCATCCCCGTGAATAACCAGATTTACCCAGGCAGTCATAACCTGCTTCCACTGGCCCACCACAGCCTGCAGAGAAACAGCATGTCACCCGGGGTCACACACAGACCACCTAGTGCAG GTGGTCTGATGGGCACCGATCTCTCCACTGGCGTGGGCACCAGTGCTG GAAATGGCTATGGAAACCACCGTAACTCTCCAGGACTTCTAGTGTCCTCCGGAGGCATGAACAAGAGCATGCAGGCCAAGTCCCCTCCACCGGTGAACCTGGGGATGAACAGCCGTAAACCTGACCTACGGGTGCTCATCCCACCCGGGGCCAAGAACAACATGCCCTCTATT AATCAGAGAATAAACAACTCTCAGTCTGCGCAGTCACTGGCTACCCCTGTGGTTTCGGTAGCGACACCCACTCTACCAGGGCAGGGAATGGGCGGCTACCCATCAGCCATTTCCACTTCATATGGTACTG AGTATTCTCTGAGCAGTGCGGATCTGTCCTCTATATCTGGCTTTAACAGTGCCAACACGCTGCATCTGGGCTCAATGAGTGGATGGCAGCAACATCAGATCCAGAACATGCAGCACTCTGCTCTCAGTCAGCTGGG AGATCGATCCAGCAGCACCACGCCCGCCGGTTACGGCCCGCTACCGTCCCACCAGCAGCACCAGGGCTTGCCCCCACAGGGGCGACAGGACTCGGGCCGCTCCCCAGCTGACAGCCTCAGCAGCTGCGGCAGCTCGCATGAAGGCAGCGATCGTGACGACCACCGTCCCGACTTCCATTCGCCATTAGGATTGGGCCGGCCTGGCCTGGATGAGCAAGACAGTCCATCCATCAAGCGTGTCCGCCTCTCGGAGGGGTGGGCCACATGA
- the LOC127999208 gene encoding myocyte-specific enhancer factor 2C isoform X4: MGRKKIQITRIMDERNRQVTFTKRKFGLMKKAYELSVLCDCEIALIIFNSTNKLFQYASTDMDKVLLKYTEYNEPHESRTNSDIVEALSKKENKGDESLELDSALALTPRTEEKYKQINEEFDLMIKTQKIPAVPSSTYEMPIPVNNQIYPGSHNLLPLAHHSLQRNSMSPGVTHRPPSAGGLMGTDLSTGVGTSAGNGYGNHRNSPGLLVSSGGMNKSMQAKSPPPVNLGMNSRKPDLRVLIPPGAKNNMPSINQRINNSQSAQSLATPVVSVATPTLPGQGMGGYPSAISTSYGTEYSLSSADLSSISGFNSANTLHLGSMSGWQQHQIQNMQHSALSQLGNCSSTHLCQGSNLSLPSTQSLHIKSEPVSPPRDRSSSTTPAGYGPLPSHQQHQGLPPQGRQDSGRSPADSLSSCGSSHEGSDRDDHRPDFHSPLGLGRPGLDEQDSPSIKRVRLSEGWAT, translated from the exons GTGACGTTTACAAAGAGAAAGTTTGGCCTGATGAAGAAAGCCTATGAGCTGAGCGTGTTGTGTGACTGTGAGATTGCCCTCATCATCTTCAACAGTACCAATAAGCTGTTCCAGTATGCCAGCACAGATATGGACAAAGTGTTGCTCAAATACACTGAGTACAACGAGCCACATGAGAGCAGGACCAACTCCGACATTGTGGAG GCGTTGAGCAAGAAGGAGAACAAAGGCGATGAGAGCCTGGAGCTCGATTCTGCTCTCGCTCTCACTCCGCGAACAGAGGAGAAATACAAACAGATTAATGAAGAGTTTGATCTAATGATCAAGACTCAGAAGATCCCT GCTGTGCCCTCCTCCACCTACGAGATGCCCATCCCCGTGAATAACCAGATTTACCCAGGCAGTCATAACCTGCTTCCACTGGCCCACCACAGCCTGCAGAGAAACAGCATGTCACCCGGGGTCACACACAGACCACCTAGTGCAG GTGGTCTGATGGGCACCGATCTCTCCACTGGCGTGGGCACCAGTGCTG GAAATGGCTATGGAAACCACCGTAACTCTCCAGGACTTCTAGTGTCCTCCGGAGGCATGAACAAGAGCATGCAGGCCAAGTCCCCTCCACCGGTGAACCTGGGGATGAACAGCCGTAAACCTGACCTACGGGTGCTCATCCCACCCGGGGCCAAGAACAACATGCCCTCTATT AATCAGAGAATAAACAACTCTCAGTCTGCGCAGTCACTGGCTACCCCTGTGGTTTCGGTAGCGACACCCACTCTACCAGGGCAGGGAATGGGCGGCTACCCATCAGCCATTTCCACTTCATATGGTACTG AGTATTCTCTGAGCAGTGCGGATCTGTCCTCTATATCTGGCTTTAACAGTGCCAACACGCTGCATCTGGGCTCAATGAGTGGATGGCAGCAACATCAGATCCAGAACATGCAGCACTCTGCTCTCAGTCAGCTGGG AAATTGCTCTAGCACTCACTTATGTCAGGGTTCAAATCTCTCCCTGCCCTCTACTCAAAGCCTGCACATCAAGTCCGAACCTGTTTCTCCTCCTAGAGATCGATCCAGCAGCACCACGCCCGCCGGTTACGGCCCGCTACCGTCCCACCAGCAGCACCAGGGCTTGCCCCCACAGGGGCGACAGGACTCGGGCCGCTCCCCAGCTGACAGCCTCAGCAGCTGCGGCAGCTCGCATGAAGGCAGCGATCGTGACGACCACCGTCCCGACTTCCATTCGCCATTAGGATTGGGCCGGCCTGGCCTGGATGAGCAAGACAGTCCATCCATCAAGCGTGTCCGCCTCTCGGAGGGGTGGGCCACATGA